In Lacinutrix sp. Bg11-31, the DNA window CTGGCATGGCTAATTCTTTAACTCCAAGCCAAGAACCTGTTGGAAATTGCTTTTTGTAAATTTCATTTCTGTAAGCTGCATTTTCAAGAAACAATGCCATATTGGTTGTAAAAATATTTTCTGCAATTACGTCATCAAATGTGCAACCATAGTGTTTTAGTATTTTTTCTAAATCTGCATAACAATTTTTCATTTGTTGTCCTAAATCGCCAATTGCAGTTGGATTGCCTTCATTATCCATACTTACAGCACCAGAAATTTTAATGTCGTTTCCAATTTTTATAGCATGCGAATAGCCATATGCTTTTTCCACTTCTGGTCTAAGTAAAAAGTATTCAGGTTTTTCAGATTTAACAACTACTTCTTTCTCAATAGCTTTGGTTAATCCTTTTTCCTTTTGCTCGCAACTTTGAATTGTGAAAAATAATGTAATAAATATCGTAATTAAAGTGAGTTGATTGGTTGACTTTTTCATAATTATATTGATTTTTAGACCTACTTTATTCGGTTTTCCGTTTATTATTAACACGTTTGGTTATTCTAAATCACTTTTCAGAATCTGCTAACTTCTTAGTATCAACATACTGTTGAAATGTAGTAATTTTTCCTTCAGCATTAAGCGTCCATAAATGTGCAGCTTGAGCATTATAGCTTTTTCCAGTTGTTTTTACTTTACCATCATATCTTAGAGTCGCTAAAACCATGTTATCACTCATGCCATGGACTTTTACATCTTGCAAGCCAAAGTGTTCGTGGTTTGCTCCAAGACGTGCAAATACGCCTTCTAAAATTGAATTTGGACCAACGTAAGGATTTCCATCTGCAAGCGCATTACTTTCAGCTTCGTTCCATTCAATTTCAGGATGCATTAACCCTAAAACCGTTGGCATATCTCCAGTTGAAAAACCGTTGTATAAAGCCTTAATCGTTTTAATGTTGTTTTCTGTTGTCATAATTTTATATTTAATGAGTTATCAATTTTTTAATATGTTCTATTAAAATGTATGGCCTTTATTTGGGATAACTAAACATAAAACGCAACGTGTGTTGTAGTAGTTTTGTTTCTTATTTGTTTTAAAAGAGTAGGTTATGTGAAACTAAGTTAGTAATTATTTGCCAAAAAAACACCTTGCTTTTGCAAAGTATTTTAAATTCTATTTGTTATATACTGTATTTGTTAATCTTGATAAGGCTGAATATTTAATAGTTCTTTCATCTTGATAAAAATTATTTCTTCATTACCATAATTACGATTAGTTTTGATTTGTAATGAATAGAATAGTTTTTTTTCTTTGTTTTGGATCCATTTCAGCGATAATCTATTCGACCGATCACCATAATTTGTTTTAGTATTATTTAGTTTTCCAGAACCGAATGCATTAGTTGCTATTGAATGTAATACAGCGTATTTTCCTTCTGTTTCTTTTCCTTTAGCGTAGGCGATAATTTCAAACGTAATTAACCCTGAAATGGGCCCAATTAAAGTTTGCCATTTGCCATTTGCAGGGAGTTTAATGTGCGAATAGTCTTTTTCCATTTATTGCAGATAACGTGTTCATTTGTTATTAGTTAAGTAACTAATTTAGGAAATAAAAACCGAATAGAAAATTTGCTATAATTTTAGTAAGTAGACTAGAACTAGCAATAGATTATGTACTTTGTTGCTAGTTCGTATTTTATTTTTTCCGCTTATAGTGATTCTGTGTTATTTGATTCAGATAGTTTTTTGTTCCAATCAGTTCAAAATTCAGTTCGTTTGGCAGTTCCGTAAATAAGGAAGAACCACCACCCAATAAAATTGGTATTGTAGTAAGAACCATTTCATCAATAAAGTCCTCTTTTAAAAAATCCCTTATTGTAGTTCTTCCATCTATGCAAAGGTGATAAAATGCTTTTTCTTTATGGCTTTCAGGTATTTCTTTTAGTTTATTACTCAACACAAAAACAGGCTTATCATATGGCCATTCAACATCAAATCTAAGTACGGTTTCAAATGTTGTTCATCCCATAACAAGTGCGTCAATTCTAGTGTTGAACTCCACGTATCCCATATCGTCATTATCTGGATTTGGGATAGTATATAGCCAATCAATTCTGTCATTTTTGTCAGCAATATATCCATCTAAACTTGTAGCGATAAATACGCTATTCTTTTTGTACATTGTTCTTTCGTTATTTTTCTATAAAATCTTATCAAGTTATTCGTGTTTCAATTCTTCAATTAATGTTTTTGTATCAGACCTTGCGCTTATCAAAAGTTCATAATGACCAAGTGCAAAATATTATCTTAGTGTAATAGCATTCATTAATGCTAATTTATTTTCATCTTTTGAAATAACACTTTTAGAGATCTCTTGAATATCAGTTTCGTAGTTAGGTGTTACTAAATGACCTGGAAATTTTGATAAGTTTTTGCCAAATGTTTCAAACAGATTTTCATAATTATAAACAAATTTTAATAAGGCTTCAAAATAATGCTGATCAATTTGTAGAGAATTATTGTTTTGAATAATTTTTTCAATACGTTCTAATTCTTTATAATAATTTAGAAGTTGGTCTTTATTAGATTGGTTTTTTAAAACACTAATTTTTCCAGAAGAAATTAAATTGGTATGGGTTGGGTCTGTAATCACAAATGTTTTTCTATTACCTAAGTAACTAGCACGTTTGTAAAAGATACTGTCTAAAGTAAATACATGATCTTTGTTGTAATCTTCTATTAAATAGCTTGCAGTTTTATAATAAGATTGTTCCGTTTGCATTTGGGCATCAATAGAATTCAACTGCTGGTTGAGGTCTCTAACAATGTTATTTAGGTATTGTGTTTCAATTTGCTTTTCTTTTTGAGATTGATTCTAATTATTAATTTGCAGAGCAATTAAAATACCTATTACAACTAATACAATTTCACCAATAGCATATTTTTTTTATCTGTTTAGCGGTTTTTTATGCTTATATTATCAGAGAAAATTAGCCGAAGGGAAAGATAAAATGCTTGCTATTAATAATGTTAGAAATAAATTAATAGCAAGAGCTTTTGCGGTTGTTAAAAGAGGAACAGCTTATGTTGTTTTACAACAATATGCAGCATAAAAAAAACGAAATTTAATTAGGATTTGATCTTGGAATACGCCTATGGCTAGTTGCAGATATTGCTAACGGCAACTGTCCGGCCAGTCCCAAGGTAGTTAATTACAAGTGTTTTGTTTTATGAAATCCGCTAGCAATTATTTAATCAATTTCTCCAATACTATATTTTAAATACTTGGTGGTTTCACCTTCTGTGGAAGGTTTTGAAACAGTTTTATCATTAATTTATTCGATTTTTTTCAGTTCGTTGTTTATGGAATCATTTAACGTATAGATAGCTTTTAATAAGTGCTTGTACATGTCTATTTTAAATCCAGTATATGCTATACTTTCTGCCAAGTCAATTTTAAACGCTCTGTTGTTTTTAAGACCCAAAGTATCTGTTAAAATTAATGTGTTTAAAGTCGTTTCTGCATTGTAATAATCTTCGTTATTAAATTCAGTATCTCCCAGTTTGGAAACTTTATTTACATTACTGAAATGTTTTAAAAAATATGGTTTTAGGAATATGTAGGTTTTATAAGGCTCAAGGTCGTTTTCCACGCGTAACATTACTTTTGAAATATTGTCATAATGATTTGATATTTGTTTTTTGAGTTCTTGGTTAGAGATTATATTGATGTTATAATCTTTCAAGTTCGTAAATGAAGATTCATGAAGCGTCAAAAAGATCGGAGTTCCGAGGGCTAATTCATATTTTATAATCTCTTTAGGTTGTAAATCTTTACTATGTAGATAATTGAGCAATTGTTTTTGCGATGTTTGAAACAATTTATGGTATTTTACATTGTACATAATATCTACAGTATCCAAAAGAATATCTTGTTGAATGTTTTTAAAATTCTTTATTTCTTGAACTCTATCTTTTTTTGACTCATTCCAATTATTTATGGATAAGGCAATCAAAATTCCAATAACAACCAAAACAATTTCGCCAACTGAATAAAGTAAATATTTACTGAATTTGTTTTCAGTTAGCATTTTTTGTCTAATTTTTCTAAAGAATTTTATCATTGGTTAGTGGTTTGTCATAATGAAGCATAACGTGTTTGTTTATGAAACGTAGTGCAGAAAAATGGCAGTTTCGTTTCGGATTAGCACAAGCCAAATTTTTAAATTTGCGACTTCGTAAAATGTCCGAACTTTCGTTTTAGAAACAACTCGCACTATGTTTTATATACGTTTTTTTGCTTTCGTTTTTTTTTATTCAAAGTATCAGTTTGAGCGATAATTTCATTAATTAAAGACTCAACGTTATCATATAATTTCGTCATCTTTGAGTGATGATATAGTGTGTTGTCAATGATGTTTTCAAACTCACGTTCTTTAAAAATAATATTATAATCTGATTCAAATTTTGATTTTTTATCCCAAGCCATAGGACTATATTTATCTAAATTCTTTAAAGATATTTTTTTACTCAAATATGGTAGGTAACCATCTTCAATCCATTTTTCAAATACTAAATATGTTGCTTGAATATTCTCTATTTCTGTAGACCATTTGAATAATTTTTTCTTCAAAGATTCTTCAGTTATTAAATTAATATTACCTGCTTCAATAATCTCACTAAAAACACTATTTGATGGAATAAATGGTGTGTGTTCAAGTGATAAGTAAATTAAACTATCAATATTTTGGGCTGACGGTTCAAGTAAATCTTCACTCAATAGATTCATTAATGTATAGCATGCGTTTGAACTTAATTTAAATCCATCCTTAATCGATTCAATAATTTGTTTATTTTGGATAAACTCTTGATGCAGATTGCTTATAATCTGCTTTTCTTTAATTGTTTCTTTCCTGATTTCATTCCAATTATTAATTCCTAAAGCAATCAAAATGCCTATAACTACAAGTATAATTTCCCCAATAGCGTATTTGAAGTACTTTCCGGTTTTTCCTTCCGAAAGTAAGTTTTGTCTAATTTTTCTAAAGAATTTTATCATTGGTTAGCGATTTCTGATAATGAAGCACAACGGTTTTGTGTATGGTTAGTTGCGTGTTTTAAGCGACTAATTTAGTAAATAATTACAGACCAAGAAAGTCCGCGAGTACTTTCGCAAGTAGGCAAGAAGCCAGCAATAAATTATATATGGTGTTAGCAAATGTTATTATTACT includes these proteins:
- a CDS encoding DUF6090 family protein, which encodes MIKFFRKIRQNLLSEGKTGKYFKYAIGEIILVVIGILIALGINNWNEIRKETIKEKQIISNLHQEFIQNKQIIESIKDGFKLSSNACYTLMNLLSEDLLEPSAQNIDSLIYLSLEHTPFIPSNSVFSEIIEAGNINLITEESLKKKLFKWSTEIENIQATYLVFEKWIEDGYLPYLSKKISLKNLDKYSPMAWDKKSKFESDYNIIFKEREFENIIDNTLYHHSKMTKLYDNVESLINEIIAQTDTLNKKKRKQKNVYKT
- a CDS encoding DUF6090 family protein, with amino-acid sequence MIKFFRKIRQKMLTENKFSKYLLYSVGEIVLVVIGILIALSINNWNESKKDRVQEIKNFKNIQQDILLDTVDIMYNVKYHKLFQTSQKQLLNYLHSKDLQPKEIIKYELALGTPIFLTLHESSFTNLKDYNINIISNQELKKQISNHYDNISKVMLRVENDLEPYKTYIFLKPYFLKHFSNVNKVSKLGDTEFNNEDYYNAETTLNTLILTDTLGLKNNRAFKIDLAESIAYTGFKIDMYKHLLKAIYTLNDSINNELKKIE
- a CDS encoding dihydrofolate reductase family protein produces the protein MSNKLKEIPESHKEKAFYHLCIDGRTTIRDFLKEDFIDEMVLTTIPILLGGGSSLFTELPNELNFELIGTKNYLNQITQNHYKRKK
- a CDS encoding RidA family protein, with product MKKSTNQLTLITIFITLFFTIQSCEQKEKGLTKAIEKEVVVKSEKPEYFLLRPEVEKAYGYSHAIKIGNDIKISGAVSMDNEGNPTAIGDLGQQMKNCYADLEKILKHYGCTFDDVIAENIFTTNMALFLENAAYRNEIYKKQFPTGSWLGVKELAMPEFMIEIELEVHKPE
- a CDS encoding nuclear transport factor 2 family protein, which gives rise to MTTENNIKTIKALYNGFSTGDMPTVLGLMHPEIEWNEAESNALADGNPYVGPNSILEGVFARLGANHEHFGLQDVKVHGMSDNMVLATLRYDGKVKTTGKSYNAQAAHLWTLNAEGKITTFQQYVDTKKLADSEK